Proteins from a genomic interval of Streptomyces sp. Tu6071:
- a CDS encoding S9 family peptidase gives MGSTPAELPYGTWPSPIDAATAASHDGVPDHLGHVGDELWWTAPRPAEGGRRTLVRRRADGTEESALPAPWNVRNSVMGYGGFPWTGRTGAHGPLVVFTHFGDQRLYVVEPDAPDSAPRPLTPLSPVGEGLRWCEPVFAPSADEVWCVLEEFTGEEPTDLRRVLAAVPLDGSAAEDRTAVRELTDDAHRFVTGPKLSPDGTQAVWLAWDHPRMPWDGTELRHASITPGGVLTDARTLIGGPGEAVAQAEFTPEGALLAATERGNWWNLHRVDPASGEAVNLCPREEETGGPLWKAGLRWFAPLEGGLVAMLHGRGGNALGVLDPAAGTLVDAAGPWTEWSATLAVHGGRVTGVAAGPASGAEIVELDTVTGRARVVAAPHHDAVDPAYYPVAEERVFTGPEGRDIHVHLYPPHHPEATGPAGTPAPYVMWAHGGPTGYAPCMLDLEIAYFTSRGIGVAEVNYGGSAHYGKEYRERLREQWGIVDVEDCAAVARALADEGLADPERLAVRGGSAGGWTTGASLVSTDVYACGTILYPILDLTGWATSGTHDFESQYLEGLIGPLAEVPTRYEERSPANHPEQVAAPFVLLQGLDDPICPPVQCERFLDALASAPGGGVPHAYLTFEGEGHGFRRLDTLVRSLEAELSLYAQTFGFEAAGVPHLELRTAEQR, from the coding sequence ATGGGCAGCACCCCCGCCGAACTCCCCTACGGAACCTGGCCGTCGCCGATCGACGCGGCGACCGCCGCGAGTCACGACGGCGTGCCCGACCACCTCGGCCACGTCGGAGACGAGCTGTGGTGGACCGCGCCGCGCCCCGCAGAGGGCGGTCGCAGGACGCTCGTGCGGCGACGCGCGGACGGCACCGAGGAGAGCGCGCTGCCCGCACCGTGGAACGTGCGCAACAGCGTGATGGGGTACGGGGGTTTCCCGTGGACGGGCCGCACAGGCGCGCACGGGCCGCTCGTCGTCTTCACGCACTTCGGCGACCAGCGGCTGTACGTCGTCGAGCCGGACGCCCCCGACAGCGCACCGCGCCCGCTCACGCCGCTGTCGCCGGTCGGCGAGGGACTGCGCTGGTGCGAGCCCGTGTTCGCGCCCTCGGCCGACGAAGTGTGGTGCGTCCTGGAGGAGTTCACGGGCGAGGAGCCGACCGACCTGCGGCGCGTCCTCGCGGCCGTGCCGCTCGACGGATCGGCGGCGGAGGACCGTACGGCGGTACGCGAACTGACAGACGACGCGCACCGGTTCGTCACCGGGCCGAAGCTCTCCCCGGACGGCACGCAGGCCGTGTGGCTCGCGTGGGACCACCCGCGCATGCCCTGGGACGGCACCGAACTGCGGCACGCGAGCATCACCCCCGGAGGCGTCCTCACCGATGCCCGCACGCTCATCGGCGGGCCCGGGGAGGCCGTCGCGCAGGCCGAGTTCACGCCCGAGGGCGCGCTGCTCGCCGCGACCGAGCGCGGCAACTGGTGGAACCTGCACCGCGTCGACCCCGCGAGCGGCGAGGCCGTCAACCTGTGCCCGCGCGAGGAGGAGACCGGCGGCCCGCTGTGGAAGGCGGGGCTGCGCTGGTTCGCGCCGCTCGAAGGCGGGCTCGTCGCGATGCTCCACGGGCGCGGCGGCAACGCCCTCGGCGTCCTCGACCCCGCCGCGGGCACCCTCGTGGACGCCGCCGGGCCCTGGACCGAGTGGTCCGCGACCCTCGCCGTGCACGGCGGCCGTGTCACCGGCGTCGCCGCCGGGCCCGCGTCCGGCGCCGAGATCGTCGAACTCGACACCGTGACCGGCAGGGCCCGCGTCGTCGCGGCACCGCACCACGACGCCGTCGACCCGGCCTACTACCCGGTCGCCGAGGAACGCGTCTTCACCGGCCCCGAGGGCCGCGACATCCACGTCCACCTGTACCCGCCGCACCACCCCGAGGCCACCGGGCCCGCGGGGACGCCCGCGCCGTACGTGATGTGGGCGCACGGCGGCCCGACCGGCTACGCGCCGTGCATGCTCGACCTGGAGATCGCCTACTTCACCTCGCGCGGCATCGGCGTCGCCGAGGTCAACTACGGCGGCTCCGCGCACTACGGCAAGGAGTACCGCGAGCGGCTGCGCGAGCAATGGGGGATCGTCGACGTCGAGGACTGCGCCGCCGTAGCCCGCGCTCTCGCCGACGAGGGCCTCGCCGACCCGGAGCGCCTCGCGGTGCGCGGCGGCAGCGCGGGCGGCTGGACCACGGGCGCCTCGCTCGTCTCCACCGACGTCTACGCCTGCGGCACGATCCTCTACCCCATCCTCGACCTCACGGGCTGGGCCACGAGCGGCACGCACGACTTCGAGTCGCAGTACCTCGAAGGACTCATCGGCCCGCTCGCCGAGGTCCCCACGCGGTACGAGGAGCGCTCCCCGGCGAACCACCCCGAGCAGGTCGCCGCGCCCTTCGTGCTCCTCCAGGGCCTCGACGACCCCATCTGCCCGCCCGTGCAGTGCGAACGCTTCCTCGACGCGCTCGCGAGCGCCCCGGGCGGCGGCGTCCCGCACGCGTACCTCACCTTCGAGGGCGAGGGCCACGGCTTCCGCAGGCTCGACACCCTCGTCCGCTCGCTGGAGGCCGAACTCTCGCTGTACGCGCAGACGTTCGGCTTCGAGGCGGCGGGCGTCCCGCACCTGGAGCTGCGCACGGCGGAGCAGCGGTGA
- a CDS encoding M20/M25/M40 family metallo-hydrolase: MAEQQTPAAEGPDALSLDEVVTYTSDLIRIDTTNRGGGDCRERPAAEYCAARLAEAGHEPVLLERTEGRANVVVRVPGTDPTAPGLLVHGHLDVVPAQAADWSVDPFSGEVRDGLVWGRGAVDMKNMDAMILAVLNSWHRTGVRPRRDVVVAFTADEEASAEDGSGFLAERHADLFAGVTEGVSESGAFTFHDGSGNELYPIAAGERGTAWLELTARGRAGHGSKANAENAVSRLAAAVTRIGAHRWPVRLTPVVSAALKDIGAVYGLEADLHAPDFDVDAYLAKLGPAASLVASTVRNSSNPTMLNAGYKVNVIPGSATAMIDGRFLPGHEDEFRATMDELTGPDVAWEFHHRETALTAPLDSPTYARMREAVREFAPEGIPVPYCMSGGTDAKQFSRLGITGYGFSPLRMPPGLDYNALFHGVDERVPVDALHFGVRVLDRFLRTA, translated from the coding sequence ATGGCTGAGCAGCAGACCCCCGCCGCCGAGGGCCCCGACGCCCTCTCCCTCGACGAGGTCGTCACCTACACGTCGGACCTCATCCGCATCGACACCACGAACAGGGGCGGCGGCGACTGCCGGGAACGCCCCGCCGCCGAGTACTGCGCGGCCCGCCTCGCCGAGGCCGGGCACGAGCCCGTGCTCCTGGAGCGCACCGAGGGCCGCGCCAACGTCGTCGTACGCGTCCCCGGCACCGACCCCACCGCCCCCGGCCTCCTCGTGCACGGGCACCTCGACGTCGTGCCCGCGCAGGCGGCGGACTGGAGCGTGGACCCGTTCTCGGGCGAGGTGCGCGACGGGCTCGTGTGGGGGCGCGGCGCCGTCGACATGAAGAACATGGACGCGATGATCCTCGCGGTCCTGAACTCCTGGCACCGCACGGGCGTACGGCCACGCCGCGACGTCGTCGTCGCCTTCACCGCCGACGAGGAGGCGAGCGCCGAGGACGGCTCCGGCTTCCTCGCCGAGCGGCACGCCGATCTCTTCGCGGGCGTCACCGAGGGCGTCAGCGAGTCGGGCGCCTTCACCTTCCACGACGGCTCGGGCAACGAGCTGTACCCCATCGCCGCAGGCGAACGGGGCACTGCCTGGCTGGAGTTGACCGCGCGAGGGCGTGCGGGGCACGGCTCCAAGGCCAACGCGGAGAATGCCGTGAGCCGCCTCGCCGCCGCCGTCACGCGCATCGGCGCCCACCGCTGGCCCGTCCGCCTCACCCCCGTCGTGAGCGCCGCGCTCAAGGACATCGGCGCGGTCTACGGACTCGAAGCCGACCTGCACGCACCGGACTTCGACGTCGACGCCTACCTCGCCAAGCTCGGCCCCGCCGCCTCGCTCGTCGCCTCCACCGTGCGCAACAGCTCCAACCCGACGATGCTCAACGCCGGTTACAAGGTCAACGTGATCCCCGGCAGCGCCACGGCCATGATCGACGGCCGTTTCCTGCCCGGCCACGAGGACGAGTTCCGCGCCACGATGGACGAGCTGACCGGGCCCGACGTCGCCTGGGAGTTCCACCACCGCGAGACGGCCCTGACCGCCCCGCTCGACTCGCCCACGTACGCGCGGATGCGGGAAGCGGTACGGGAGTTCGCGCCCGAGGGCATCCCGGTCCCGTACTGCATGTCGGGCGGCACCGACGCGAAGCAGTTCTCGCGCCTCGGCATCACGGGCTACGGCTTCTCGCCGCTGCGCATGCCGCCGGGGCTCGACTACAACGCGCTCTTCCACGGTGTCGACGAGCGCGTCCCCGTGGACGCGCTCCACTTCGGCGTCCGCGTCCTGGACCGCTTCCTGCGCACCGCCTGA
- a CDS encoding potassium-transporting ATPase subunit C — MNSTAGTTGRLLWAGLRALLVLTVVTGVLYPLAITGIAQGLFPGKANGSEIKENGKVVGSSLIGQRYDLPPKKGEDTPRPDLRFFQPRPSNGLGTNSVNTRYKLILSGATNRSGDNEELIGWVREAKADVVRDNSVPGHPVRPADVPADAVTSSGSGLDPDISPEYAALQARRVAERNDLPLSEVRTLIDAHTSDRTLGFAGEPRVNVLKLNMALRQAAQH, encoded by the coding sequence ATGAACTCCACCGCAGGCACCACGGGACGACTCCTGTGGGCCGGGCTGCGCGCCCTCCTCGTCCTGACCGTCGTCACCGGCGTGCTATACCCCCTCGCGATCACCGGGATCGCCCAGGGCCTCTTCCCCGGTAAGGCCAACGGCTCCGAGATCAAGGAGAACGGCAAGGTCGTCGGCTCCTCGCTCATCGGCCAGCGCTACGACCTCCCCCCGAAGAAGGGCGAGGACACCCCCCGCCCCGACCTGCGCTTCTTCCAGCCGCGCCCGTCCAACGGCCTCGGCACGAACAGCGTCAACACGCGGTACAAGCTCATTCTCTCGGGCGCGACGAACCGCTCCGGCGACAACGAGGAACTGATCGGCTGGGTACGGGAGGCCAAGGCGGACGTGGTACGGGACAACTCCGTCCCCGGCCACCCCGTGCGCCCCGCCGACGTCCCGGCCGACGCGGTCACCTCGTCGGGCTCGGGCCTGGACCCCGACATCTCCCCGGAGTACGCCGCCCTCCAGGCCCGCCGCGTCGCCGAGCGCAACGACCTGCCGCTGAGCGAGGTCCGCACCCTGATCGACGCCCACACGAGCGACCGCACACTGGGCTTCGCGGGAGAGCCGAGGGTGAACGTCCTGAAGCTGAACATGGCGCTGCGGCAGGCAGCCCAGCACTGA
- a CDS encoding HAD-IA family hydrolase: MRDAPPARAVLLDVDGVLLDSAASHRRVWDTWAIRKGLDPEAVWPLTFGRRPEDTVRAAAPALDAADERRALDALLATEGDAVPPVPGAGGLLAALEAARVPWALVTSGGRAAVPARFVAAGLPLPLVRVHGEDVVRGKPAPDCYALAAARLGVPPDACVAVEDAPAGAEAARAAGCHVIGLTTAYGAEALPAAHTHAASHTEVRAALSALGVLPGPGLNPAKGPASMTG; encoded by the coding sequence ATGCGCGACGCTCCCCCGGCCCGAGCCGTCCTCCTCGACGTGGACGGCGTCCTCCTCGACTCGGCGGCCTCGCACCGTCGCGTGTGGGACACATGGGCGATACGGAAGGGGCTCGACCCCGAGGCCGTGTGGCCGCTCACCTTCGGCAGGCGCCCCGAGGACACGGTCCGCGCGGCGGCACCCGCGCTCGACGCGGCGGACGAAAGGCGGGCGCTCGACGCGCTGTTGGCGACGGAGGGGGACGCGGTGCCGCCCGTACCCGGGGCGGGCGGGCTGCTCGCCGCGCTGGAGGCGGCGCGCGTGCCGTGGGCGCTCGTCACCTCGGGCGGCCGGGCCGCCGTACCCGCGCGGTTCGTCGCCGCCGGGCTGCCGCTGCCCCTGGTGCGGGTGCACGGCGAGGACGTCGTACGGGGAAAGCCCGCGCCCGACTGCTACGCGCTCGCCGCCGCCCGGCTCGGCGTGCCGCCGGATGCCTGCGTGGCCGTCGAGGACGCCCCGGCGGGGGCCGAGGCGGCGCGCGCGGCCGGGTGTCACGTCATCGGGCTCACCACCGCGTACGGCGCCGAGGCGCTCCCGGCCGCGCACACGCACGCCGCGAGCCACACGGAGGTCCGCGCCGCGCTCTCCGCCCTCGGCGTACTCCCCGGCCCCGGCTTGAACCCGGCGAAAGGCCCGGCGAGCATGACGGGATGA
- a CDS encoding arginase family protein, protein MRRTVIIDAPSNLGLRPPAPGEVPGCHGLAAALRARDLPRRIGAHDGGAVPAPAYDRGDWRLGDGVFHAPQLATYTRRLAERIGTLLDGGDFPVVLGGDCAIQLGASLALRRRGRYGLLAADASADFRHLGNAPAVGAAAGEEVAIATGRGQADLADIDGLRPYLREEDIRYAGIRDGDEDIPELTSLGMGVVTVAALRERGPDAVGAALAEELGGGGRAGYWVHCDADVLDPAVMPAVDSPDPGGLEPDELTELLRPLLAHPGCVGLNVTIYDPDKDPEGTAGDTLADLLAAAFPQG, encoded by the coding sequence ATGCGACGCACGGTGATAATCGACGCGCCCTCCAACCTCGGCCTCAGGCCCCCGGCACCCGGCGAGGTGCCCGGCTGCCACGGCCTCGCGGCGGCGCTGCGCGCACGGGACCTGCCCCGGCGGATCGGTGCCCACGACGGGGGCGCCGTACCCGCCCCCGCGTACGACCGGGGCGACTGGCGGCTCGGCGACGGCGTCTTCCACGCACCCCAGCTCGCCACCTACACAAGGCGGTTGGCGGAGCGGATCGGCACGCTCCTCGACGGGGGAGACTTCCCCGTGGTGCTCGGCGGCGACTGCGCGATCCAGCTCGGCGCCTCGCTCGCGCTGCGCCGCAGGGGCCGCTACGGGCTCCTCGCGGCCGACGCCTCGGCCGACTTCCGCCACCTCGGCAACGCCCCCGCCGTCGGCGCCGCCGCGGGCGAGGAGGTCGCGATCGCCACCGGGCGCGGACAGGCGGACCTCGCGGACATCGACGGGCTGCGGCCCTACCTGCGCGAGGAGGACATCCGCTACGCGGGCATCAGGGACGGCGACGAGGACATCCCCGAGCTGACCTCGCTCGGGATGGGCGTCGTCACGGTCGCCGCGCTGCGCGAGCGGGGCCCCGATGCGGTCGGCGCGGCGCTCGCGGAGGAGCTGGGCGGCGGGGGACGGGCCGGGTACTGGGTGCACTGCGACGCGGACGTACTCGACCCCGCCGTCATGCCCGCCGTGGACAGCCCCGACCCGGGCGGACTGGAACCGGACGAACTCACGGAGCTGCTCCGCCCCTTGCTCGCGCACCCGGGCTGCGTCGGCCTGAACGTGACGATCTACGACCCGGACAAGGACCCCGAGGGGACGGCGGGGGACACGCTGGCGGACCTGCTGGCGGCGGCGTTCCCACAGGGGTGA
- a CDS encoding metallophosphoesterase family protein — MSLPVRSAAVLSDLHGVLPVLEAVLAEPDVREAELLVFTGDLAAGPQPVAVLDRLRGLGERAVLVRGNADRELVALARGTLPAEGAFPVDVWAARQLAPAHLDLLGGLPHPVVREVAGFGPVVFCHGTPRDDEEVVLVDTRPAKWAEVFAGLPDEVRTVVCGHTHMPFVRLVGGRLVVNPGSVGMSYGRPGGSWALLRDGQVSLRHTPVDVPAATDAVAAGSAYPEARAWAETYVRGGVGDLEALAAFGPRDGRKEGGRE; from the coding sequence ATGAGCCTTCCCGTACGCTCCGCCGCCGTGCTCTCGGACCTCCACGGCGTCCTCCCGGTCCTCGAAGCCGTCCTCGCCGAACCGGACGTGCGCGAGGCAGAACTCCTCGTCTTCACGGGTGACTTGGCGGCGGGACCGCAGCCGGTCGCGGTCCTTGACCGCCTGCGGGGCCTCGGCGAGCGCGCCGTGCTCGTACGGGGCAACGCGGATCGCGAACTCGTCGCCCTCGCGCGCGGCACGCTCCCCGCGGAGGGGGCCTTCCCCGTCGACGTGTGGGCCGCCCGGCAGCTCGCGCCCGCCCACCTCGATCTGCTCGGCGGCCTCCCGCACCCCGTGGTGCGCGAGGTGGCGGGCTTCGGGCCCGTCGTGTTCTGTCACGGCACCCCGCGCGACGACGAGGAGGTGGTGCTCGTGGACACCCGCCCGGCGAAGTGGGCGGAGGTCTTCGCGGGGCTCCCGGACGAGGTGCGGACGGTGGTGTGCGGCCACACCCACATGCCCTTCGTGCGGCTCGTCGGCGGGCGCCTCGTCGTCAACCCGGGCAGCGTCGGGATGTCGTACGGCCGCCCCGGCGGCTCCTGGGCGCTGCTGCGCGACGGGCAGGTGTCGCTGCGGCACACGCCCGTGGACGTACCGGCGGCGACCGACGCGGTGGCGGCGGGTTCCGCGTACCCGGAGGCGCGGGCGTGGGCGGAGACGTACGTGCGCGGCGGGGTGGGCGACCTGGAGGCGCTCGCGGCGTTCGGGCCGCGCGACGGCCGAAAGGAGGGCGGCAGAGAGTGA
- a CDS encoding M55 family metallopeptidase, with the protein MRILISADMEGATGVTWPGDVLPGTPLWERCRPMFTSDVDAAVRGFYDGGADSVLVNEAHWSMRNLLIERMDERVEMLTGKHKDLSMVEGAQYEGARAADAIAFVGYHAGAGMEGVLAHTFLANQITGVWLDGRRASEGLLNAALVAEYGIPVILVTGDDLACRDAEGYAPEARKVAVKDHVSRYAAICRTPTRTAKDIRAAAREAVALAGRHEPVPAAPHTIEVEFDAAHLSQIVTSIPGVSRAGERKVSFESPTMYEAYRTFKSVCSIASGAVEEQYG; encoded by the coding sequence GTGCGGATTCTGATCAGCGCCGACATGGAGGGCGCCACGGGGGTCACGTGGCCCGGGGACGTCCTGCCGGGGACGCCGCTCTGGGAGCGGTGCCGGCCGATGTTCACCTCCGACGTCGACGCCGCCGTACGCGGTTTCTACGACGGCGGCGCGGACTCCGTGCTCGTCAACGAGGCGCACTGGTCGATGCGGAATCTGCTCATCGAGCGGATGGACGAGCGCGTCGAGATGCTCACCGGCAAGCACAAGGACCTCAGCATGGTCGAGGGCGCGCAGTACGAGGGCGCCCGCGCCGCCGACGCGATCGCCTTCGTCGGCTACCACGCCGGGGCCGGTATGGAGGGCGTCCTCGCGCACACCTTCCTCGCCAACCAGATCACCGGCGTGTGGCTCGACGGGCGGCGCGCGAGCGAGGGCCTGCTGAACGCCGCGCTCGTCGCCGAGTACGGCATCCCCGTCATCCTCGTCACCGGCGACGACCTCGCCTGCCGGGACGCCGAGGGGTACGCGCCCGAGGCCCGCAAGGTCGCCGTCAAGGACCACGTCTCGCGCTACGCCGCGATCTGCCGCACCCCCACCCGTACCGCGAAGGACATCCGCGCGGCGGCGCGGGAGGCCGTCGCACTCGCGGGCCGTCACGAACCCGTCCCGGCGGCGCCGCACACGATCGAGGTCGAGTTCGACGCCGCGCACCTCTCGCAGATCGTCACCTCGATCCCCGGCGTCTCCCGCGCGGGCGAACGCAAGGTCTCCTTCGAGAGCCCGACCATGTACGAGGCGTACCGCACCTTCAAGTCGGTGTGCTCGATCGCCTCCGGAGCAGTGGAGGAGCAGTATGGCTGA
- a CDS encoding DUF6204 family protein produces MSSPTAPPGPQDERHEQHTYRVTLRGVWAPVDEAERETLRAGLAEADGLGAMRFTPEGSLAYDRTLKAFSFRIELRSDTEDGEEMAAALAEERLEHVLRERGLHCGELRAAVTDLDTMKVNRKRRG; encoded by the coding sequence ATGAGCAGCCCCACCGCACCCCCCGGCCCGCAGGACGAGCGGCACGAACAGCACACCTACCGCGTGACCCTGCGCGGGGTGTGGGCGCCGGTGGACGAGGCCGAGCGGGAGACGCTGCGGGCCGGGCTCGCCGAGGCGGACGGTCTCGGCGCGATGCGGTTCACGCCCGAGGGCTCGCTCGCCTACGACCGTACGCTGAAGGCGTTCTCGTTCCGGATCGAACTGCGCTCGGACACGGAGGACGGCGAGGAGATGGCCGCAGCCCTCGCCGAGGAGCGGCTTGAGCACGTACTGCGTGAACGCGGCCTGCACTGTGGCGAGTTGCGCGCGGCGGTGACCGACCTGGACACGATGAAGGTCAACCGCAAGCGGCGCGGCTGA
- a CDS encoding S66 peptidase family protein codes for MSLVPLTRPARLVPGARVAVVAPSGPVPEDRLKPGLDLLREWGLAPVVGAHVLDRHPEFGYLAGTDADRAADLQAAWCDPSVAAVLCARGGYGAQRMSDLLDWDAMRAAGPKPFLGFSDITALHEDFATRLHLATLHGPMAAGVDFLQHEGARAHLRASLFAPEAVQVLHAAEGARALVPGRAEGITFGGCASLLAAERGTPHARPDGAGGLLLLEDVGEEAYRLDRILTQLLRTGLLDGVRGVLLGSWEECGPYESEIRPLLADRLGGLGVPVVEHFGFGHGRGALTMPLGVRAVLDADAGTLTLAEPALV; via the coding sequence GTGAGCCTCGTCCCGCTCACCCGCCCCGCCCGGCTCGTGCCCGGCGCGCGCGTCGCGGTCGTCGCCCCGAGCGGCCCCGTGCCCGAGGACCGGCTCAAGCCCGGACTCGACCTCCTGCGCGAGTGGGGACTCGCCCCCGTCGTCGGCGCCCATGTCCTCGACCGGCACCCGGAGTTCGGGTACCTCGCGGGCACGGACGCCGACCGCGCGGCGGACCTGCAGGCGGCCTGGTGCGACCCCTCCGTGGCCGCCGTGCTGTGCGCGCGCGGCGGGTACGGGGCGCAGCGCATGAGCGACCTGCTCGACTGGGACGCGATGCGCGCCGCCGGGCCCAAGCCCTTCCTCGGCTTCAGCGACATCACCGCGCTCCACGAGGACTTCGCGACGCGCCTCCACCTCGCCACGCTGCACGGCCCGATGGCCGCGGGCGTCGACTTCCTCCAGCACGAGGGCGCCCGCGCCCACCTGCGCGCGAGCCTCTTCGCACCCGAGGCCGTCCAGGTCCTGCACGCCGCCGAGGGCGCCCGCGCGCTGGTCCCCGGGCGCGCCGAGGGCATCACCTTCGGCGGCTGCGCCTCGCTCCTCGCCGCCGAACGCGGCACCCCGCACGCCCGCCCCGACGGCGCGGGCGGGCTGCTCCTCCTGGAGGACGTCGGCGAGGAGGCGTACCGCCTCGACCGCATCCTCACGCAGCTCCTGCGCACGGGGCTGCTCGACGGGGTGCGCGGCGTCCTCCTCGGCTCGTGGGAGGAGTGCGGCCCGTACGAGAGCGAGATCCGGCCGCTGCTCGCCGACCGCCTCGGCGGCCTCGGCGTGCCCGTGGTCGAGCACTTCGGCTTCGGGCACGGGCGCGGCGCGCTCACGATGCCGCTCGGGGTACGGGCCGTGCTCGACGCGGACGCGGGAACGCTGACGCTCGCCGAGCCCGCGCTCGTCTGA
- a CDS encoding GNAT family N-acetyltransferase, translating to MTEGLVHPAPDTAAFPEFPRAPAPAPAPVLAEGPRTTLHALRHADGPAFVARVRESRALHHPWLSMPDDANAFAAYADRLGEPARAGFLLRTRADGALAGFVNINNIVHGAFRCGALGYGAFAGAEGRGHMTEGLGLLVRYAFTALGLHRLEINVQPENTASCALARRLGFRHEGYSPDFLYIDGAWRGHERFALTSERAAPDA from the coding sequence GTGACCGAAGGACTCGTACACCCCGCGCCCGACACCGCCGCCTTCCCCGAATTCCCGCGCGCTCCCGCCCCGGCTCCCGCCCCCGTCCTCGCCGAGGGCCCCCGTACGACGCTGCACGCGCTGCGGCACGCGGACGGGCCCGCGTTCGTGGCGCGGGTGCGCGAGAGCCGCGCCCTGCACCACCCCTGGCTGTCGATGCCCGACGACGCGAACGCCTTCGCCGCCTACGCGGACCGGCTGGGCGAACCCGCGCGGGCCGGGTTCCTGCTCCGTACCCGCGCGGACGGCGCCCTCGCCGGCTTCGTCAACATCAACAACATCGTGCACGGAGCCTTCCGCTGCGGCGCGCTCGGCTACGGCGCCTTCGCGGGAGCGGAGGGGCGCGGCCACATGACCGAGGGACTCGGCCTCCTCGTCCGGTACGCCTTCACCGCGCTCGGCCTGCACCGCCTGGAGATCAACGTCCAGCCGGAGAACACCGCTTCGTGCGCCCTCGCCCGCCGCCTCGGCTTCCGCCACGAGGGGTACTCGCCGGACTTCCTGTACATCGACGGAGCCTGGCGCGGGCACGAACGCTTCGCGCTCACCAGCGAGAGGGCGGCACCGGACGCCTGA
- a CDS encoding MarR family winged helix-turn-helix transcriptional regulator — protein sequence MPPSPPASTPETAQRLNDAIRRLRARLRAESGQHATGLTPTQLTVLASVVREGPVTAARLAALDHVSAQSIAQSLTALKAAGLVRTEPDPSDGRKKLTSAAPSAAELIERLLAGRAAFLARAIDEAVRPEERADLDKAIALLERLARAGLDDEGRG from the coding sequence ATGCCTCCTTCCCCGCCCGCTTCCACCCCCGAGACCGCTCAGCGCCTCAACGACGCGATCCGGCGGCTCCGCGCCCGCCTGCGCGCCGAGTCGGGTCAGCACGCGACGGGGCTCACCCCGACCCAGCTCACCGTCCTCGCGAGCGTCGTGCGCGAAGGGCCCGTGACCGCCGCGCGGCTCGCCGCGCTCGACCACGTCAGCGCGCAGTCCATCGCGCAGAGCCTCACCGCGCTCAAGGCCGCCGGGCTCGTCCGTACCGAGCCCGACCCCTCGGACGGCCGCAAGAAGCTCACGAGCGCGGCACCCTCGGCCGCCGAGCTGATCGAGCGGCTGCTCGCGGGCCGTGCCGCCTTCCTCGCGCGCGCCATCGACGAGGCCGTGCGCCCCGAGGAGCGCGCCGACCTGGACAAGGCCATCGCGCTGCTCGAACGCCTCGCCCGCGCGGGCCTCGACGACGAGGGTCGGGGCTGA